A single region of the Spirochaetales bacterium genome encodes:
- the gyrB gene encoding DNA topoisomerase (ATP-hydrolyzing) subunit B, whose product MKTDYSAQSIQILKGLEHVRKRPSMYIGSTGTEGLHHLVYEVVDNSIDEALGGFCTEIAVKLGRGNIVTVEDNGRGIPVDIHPVENVSALEIVMTKLHAGGKFDKNTYKISGGLHGVGVSVVNALSEWCEVYVHREGNIYYQRYKQGVPEEAVKITGKTEKTGTITIFSPDHSIFKDVNFSFDTLSNRLRELAFLNKGIKITIIDDRLFKPKEHVFEFEGGLISFISYLNKNKKSIHKEPVYIEGTKDDIIVEVALEYNETYNENIYSFVNNINTREGGTHLSGFKSALTRTLNDFMKRLKLNKKFQENLSGDDVREGLTAVISVKVPDPQFEGQTKARLGNSEVRGIVESIVNEKLTLYFELDSEAARKILEKSILAAKARDAARKAREMTRRKSFLESTGLPGKLADCSERDPSHCEIYIVEGDSAGGSAKLGRDRQFQAILPLWGKMLNVEKTRIDKVLANDKLQPIITSLGTGAGSSFDISKLRYHKVIIMADADVDGSHIRTLILTFFFRYMTELVERGHVYIAMPPLYKISVGKSVNYAYNDEEKDKLLGELKRQSDKINVQRYKGLGEMNPDQLWETTMDPSTRNIIKVQLEDDVEADEIFTTLMGSNVEPRRKFIEENAIYVSNLDV is encoded by the coding sequence ATGAAAACAGACTATTCCGCCCAGAGTATCCAGATTCTTAAAGGACTCGAACACGTTCGGAAACGGCCAAGTATGTATATCGGTTCGACAGGAACGGAAGGGCTTCACCATCTGGTATATGAGGTTGTGGATAATAGTATCGATGAAGCACTTGGCGGTTTTTGTACTGAAATCGCCGTAAAACTAGGCAGAGGAAATATTGTTACCGTTGAAGATAACGGAAGGGGTATTCCGGTTGATATCCATCCTGTTGAAAATGTCAGCGCTCTTGAAATCGTAATGACGAAACTCCATGCCGGCGGTAAATTCGACAAGAATACCTATAAAATTTCAGGCGGTCTTCATGGTGTTGGCGTATCTGTCGTTAATGCTCTTTCAGAATGGTGTGAAGTATACGTTCATCGGGAAGGAAACATATACTATCAGCGGTATAAACAGGGAGTGCCTGAAGAGGCGGTTAAAATTACGGGTAAAACGGAAAAAACCGGGACGATCACGATATTCAGTCCGGATCATTCGATTTTCAAGGATGTCAATTTCAGTTTCGATACGCTGTCAAACAGACTGAGGGAACTTGCTTTTTTGAATAAAGGGATAAAAATTACCATTATCGATGACCGTCTATTCAAACCGAAAGAGCACGTTTTCGAGTTTGAAGGCGGATTGATTTCCTTTATCAGCTATCTCAATAAAAACAAGAAATCCATTCATAAAGAGCCTGTATATATCGAGGGCACAAAAGACGACATTATCGTCGAGGTGGCACTCGAATATAATGAAACATATAATGAGAATATCTATTCTTTTGTCAATAATATAAACACAAGGGAGGGGGGGACACATCTTTCCGGTTTTAAATCCGCACTTACGAGAACACTCAATGATTTTATGAAACGCTTGAAACTCAACAAGAAATTCCAGGAGAACTTAAGCGGTGATGATGTGAGGGAAGGACTTACCGCGGTTATTTCCGTCAAGGTTCCCGACCCCCAGTTCGAGGGACAGACAAAAGCACGTCTCGGTAACAGTGAGGTGAGAGGAATCGTAGAATCAATCGTTAATGAAAAACTCACCCTCTATTTTGAACTCGACAGTGAAGCGGCAAGGAAGATTCTTGAAAAATCAATCCTTGCGGCCAAAGCCAGGGACGCGGCAAGAAAAGCGAGGGAAATGACACGGCGAAAAAGTTTTCTGGAGAGTACCGGTCTTCCCGGAAAACTCGCCGATTGCTCGGAGAGGGATCCTTCACATTGTGAGATATATATCGTCGAGGGAGATTCCGCGGGCGGGAGTGCGAAGCTTGGAAGGGACAGACAGTTTCAGGCGATTCTTCCGCTTTGGGGCAAAATGCTCAATGTCGAGAAGACGAGGATAGATAAGGTACTGGCGAACGACAAGCTACAACCGATCATTACGTCACTCGGTACAGGCGCCGGTTCAAGCTTCGATATATCGAAACTCCGTTATCACAAGGTAATAATCATGGCGGATGCCGATGTCGACGGTTCGCATATCAGGACGCTTATTCTCACTTTTTTCTTCCGGTATATGACAGAACTCGTCGAAAGAGGACATGTCTATATTGCCATGCCCCCGTTGTACAAGATATCAGTCGGTAAATCGGTGAATTATGCGTATAACGACGAGGAAAAGGATAAGTTGTTAGGCGAATTAAAGAGACAATCGGACAAGATAAACGTTCAGCGTTACAAAGGTCTTGGAGAAATGAATCCTGATCAATTATGGGAAACGACAATGGATCCTTCGACAAGGAATATAATAAAGGTTCAGCTTGAAGACGATGTGGAGGCGGACGAAATTTTTACGACGCTTATGGGAAGCAATGTAGAACCGAGGAGAAAGTTTATCGAGGAAAACGCCATTTATGTATCTAATCTCGATGTGTAA